Proteins co-encoded in one Cucurbita pepo subsp. pepo cultivar mu-cu-16 chromosome LG15, ASM280686v2, whole genome shotgun sequence genomic window:
- the LOC111776329 gene encoding putative CCR4-associated factor 1 homolog 8, translated as MAKMIREVAIVEGQWKRDVWSHNLSEEIELIKQCLSEFPIVAIDTEFPGFLRWTPKGVSDEEFYECLQFNVNRLSILQLGLTLTNDNGKIGMTWEFNFQDFDKISNMEGVYSLDSFLKNKGFNFNILRSYGIAPQEFGKQFNPILRSGKIQRWITFHGLYDIAYLMKFTYIRCMPTSMSMFAISAAHILGTVTDLKHMARYSNNLLNGNLGLKRLAKLLQVNRTGTAHFAGSDSLLTAAVYAKMKIIMKVEPKKHEGFLYGLPYPIQGYRRPIVIVDPSKLTDGRISTD; from the exons ATGGCAAAAATGATCAGAGAAGTTGCTATAGTTGAAGGACAATGGAAGAGAGACGTTTGGTCTCACAATTTATCGGAGGAGATAGAACTTATCAAGCAGTGTTTATCCGAATTCCCAATTGTGGCTATCGACACGGAGTTTCCag gaTTTTTAAGATGGACTCCTAAAGGTGTTTCAGATGAAGAATTTTATGAATGTCTACAATTCAACGTCAATCGACTGAGCATCCTACAGTTAGGTCTCACACTCACTAATGATAATGGAAAAATAGGAATGACGTGGGAGTTTAACTTCCaagattttgataaaattagtAATATGGAAGGTGTTTATTCCCttgattcatttttaaaaaataagggatttaattttaatatactGAGGAGCTATGGAATTGCTCCCCAAGAATTTGGTAAACAATTTAATCCTATCCTTCGAAGCGGTAAAATACAGAGATGGATAACATTTCATGGATTGTATGACATTGCCTATTTAATGAAGTTTACTTACATAAGGTGCATGCCTACATCCATGTCTATGTTCGCCATCAGTGCTGCACATATACTAGGAACAGTCACCGACCTAAAACATATGGCTCGGTATTCCAACAACCTGCTCAATGGCAATCTAGGCTTAAAAAGATTGGCTAAACTGCTTCAAGTTAATCGCACTGGTACTGCCCACTTTGCTGGGTCGGACAGTTTGCTTACAGCAGCAGTTTATGCCAAAATGAAGATAATTATGAAGGTTGAACCAAAAAAACACGAAGGATTTTTATACGGATTACCATATCCCATTCAGGGTTATAGACGACCAATTGTAATCGTAGATCCATCAAAGTTAACCGACGGTCGTATCTCAAcagattaa
- the LOC111811425 gene encoding ER lumen protein-retaining receptor-like, whose translation MNIFRLAGDMTHLASVLVLLLKIHTIKSCAGVSLKTQELYAIVFTTRYLDIFTDFISLYNTFMKLIFLGSSYSIVWYIRRHKIVRRSYDKNQDTFRHVFLILPCIVLALLVNEKLTFKEVLWAFSLYLEAVAILPQLVLLQRTKNIDNLTGQYVFLLGAYRALYIVNWIYRYFTETHFVHWITWISGLVQTLLYVDFFYYYFQSWKTNQKLQLPA comes from the exons ATGAATATCTTTAGATTAGCGGGTGATATGACTCACCTGGCAAGCGTTCTCGTTTTGCTCCTCAAGATCCACACCATCAAATCCTGTGCTG GTGTTTCTTTGAAGACTCAAGAGCTATATGCAATTGTTTTTACTACCCGCTACTTGGATATCTTTACCGACTTCATATCTCTGTATAATACGTTCATGAAGTTAATATTCTTGGGGAGTTCATATTCAATTGTTTGGTATATTAGACGCCACAAGATTGTTCGTCGGTCATACGACAAGAACCAAGACACTTTCCGCCATGTTTTCCTTATCTTACCTTGTATTGTCTTGGCCCTGCTTGTCAATGAAAAATTAACATTCAAGGAG GTTTTGTGGgcattttctttgtatttggAAGCGGTTGCCATCCTCCCTCAGCTTGTACTTCTACAACGAACAAAGAATATTGACAATTTGACCGGGCAATACGTATTTCTTCTTGG TGCGTACCGAGCTTTGTACATTGTCAACTGGATCTACCGATACTTCACCGAGACTCACTTTGTCCACTGGATAA CTTGGATTTCAGGGCTCGTGCAAACGCTACTTTACGTAGACttcttctattattattttcagaG TTGGAAGACCAACCAGAAACTCCAGTTGCCAGCTTAA